From Brochothrix thermosphacta DSM 20171 = FSL F6-1036, a single genomic window includes:
- a CDS encoding type IA DNA topoisomerase yields MKIVILAEKPSQAKAYAHSFKSKQKIEGGFLIKDALFEDEVAITYGYGHLVELQAPESYKPEWKKWSLNELPMFPESYQFKVAKDKRAQFRIVKRLLDEADEIIVATDSDREGENIARSIIKVSGNEHKPTKRLWINSLENDEIRKGFESLRPGEDYFSSYIEAQTRQISDWLIGMNISRLYTLLLQQKGLSGVFSIGRVQTPTLYLIWQRQQEIENFEPQTYFEAYIHVNAAQGTYVGKYKDTFKTLPELIDFFKGFDVIHQQEQAARIAKVETKEKKEYAPRLYSLSDIQSQANKLYKVSPATTLKIVQTLYEKKLVSYPRTDCHYITPAEYAYLKKNLEGYCERAGVEIKDPQNYATKRHVDASKVQEHYAIIPTKKIPTAAALAKLGPMEQRLYHLILRRTLAIFAQPYIYDETIILTDVNTQIFKTTGRMIRQLGWKEIIGAAKKKTDEEKLPIVELNEVVQSRLYEKEAETKAPPAYTEGTLITAMKNIGRTAEDEAKAILKAIEGIGTEATRASILETLKRQDYIEVTANQLQVTAKGSILCEAIVGVEISSAEMTAKWESYLKKIHDKTGTQEAFLGSIQRFIQHLIATVPEQIGTEKIAIPMTEEPLGICPSCGASVLEKFKVYGCEKCDFVIYKKILNKKISRPMCSKLLKSRRTALIKGFLSKKGKKFNAVLILDDANKVAFEFITFKPKVKKS; encoded by the coding sequence ATGAAAATTGTAATTCTAGCAGAAAAACCTAGTCAAGCAAAAGCTTATGCCCACAGTTTTAAATCTAAACAAAAAATTGAAGGTGGTTTTCTGATTAAAGATGCTTTATTTGAAGATGAAGTCGCAATCACTTATGGTTATGGTCATCTGGTTGAATTGCAAGCGCCAGAAAGTTATAAACCGGAATGGAAAAAGTGGTCGCTCAATGAGTTGCCCATGTTTCCTGAGTCATATCAATTCAAGGTCGCTAAAGATAAACGCGCACAATTTCGAATCGTTAAACGACTCCTTGACGAAGCTGATGAAATTATTGTGGCGACAGATAGTGATCGTGAAGGTGAAAATATTGCACGATCAATTATTAAGGTCAGTGGAAATGAACATAAGCCCACAAAACGTTTATGGATTAACTCATTAGAAAATGATGAAATTCGGAAAGGTTTTGAATCATTGCGACCAGGCGAGGATTATTTTTCATCGTACATCGAAGCGCAAACACGTCAAATTAGTGATTGGCTAATTGGGATGAATATCAGTCGACTTTATACACTGTTATTACAACAAAAAGGTTTGAGTGGTGTTTTTTCAATTGGACGCGTACAGACACCTACACTATATTTAATCTGGCAACGTCAACAAGAAATAGAAAATTTTGAACCACAAACTTATTTTGAAGCATATATTCATGTAAATGCTGCACAAGGTACCTATGTTGGAAAATATAAAGATACATTTAAAACACTGCCTGAGTTGATAGATTTTTTTAAAGGATTCGATGTGATTCATCAACAGGAACAAGCTGCTCGTATTGCTAAAGTGGAAACAAAAGAAAAAAAGGAATATGCGCCACGTCTTTATTCATTGTCTGATATACAGAGTCAAGCCAATAAGTTATATAAAGTTAGTCCGGCTACGACATTAAAGATTGTTCAAACGTTATATGAAAAAAAATTAGTCTCGTATCCACGAACGGATTGTCATTACATTACGCCAGCAGAATATGCTTACTTGAAAAAAAATCTTGAAGGCTATTGTGAGCGTGCCGGTGTGGAAATTAAAGACCCACAAAACTATGCAACAAAACGTCATGTTGATGCTTCAAAAGTTCAGGAACATTACGCGATTATCCCAACAAAAAAAATACCCACTGCCGCTGCCCTAGCAAAGTTGGGACCAATGGAGCAACGATTGTATCATTTAATATTACGACGAACTCTAGCTATTTTTGCACAACCGTATATCTATGATGAAACAATTATACTGACGGATGTTAATACACAAATCTTCAAAACAACGGGACGTATGATTAGACAGCTAGGATGGAAAGAAATTATCGGAGCAGCTAAGAAAAAAACAGATGAGGAAAAGTTACCAATTGTTGAGCTTAATGAAGTTGTTCAAAGTCGTCTTTATGAAAAAGAGGCTGAAACCAAGGCACCACCTGCATACACTGAAGGGACATTGATCACGGCTATGAAGAATATCGGCCGCACAGCTGAGGATGAAGCTAAAGCAATTTTAAAAGCAATTGAAGGTATTGGAACTGAAGCAACGAGAGCAAGTATTCTTGAAACATTAAAGCGTCAAGATTATATTGAAGTAACTGCAAATCAACTGCAGGTAACTGCTAAGGGAAGTATATTGTGTGAAGCAATTGTAGGCGTCGAAATTTCGAGTGCAGAGATGACCGCTAAATGGGAAAGTTATTTAAAAAAAATCCATGATAAAACGGGAACACAAGAAGCTTTCTTAGGCAGCATTCAACGTTTCATACAGCATCTCATTGCTACCGTACCTGAACAAATAGGTACTGAAAAAATTGCTATCCCGATGACAGAGGAACCGTTAGGAATCTGTCCCTCATGTGGTGCGTCTGTTTTAGAAAAATTTAAAGTGTATGGCTGTGAGAAATGTGACTTCGTTATATACAAAAAAATTCTTAATAAAAAAATCAGTCGTCCGATGTGTAGTAAGTTATTAAAATCACGACGTACAGCCTTAATAAAAGGCTTTCTTAGTAAAAAAGGTAAAAAATTCAATGCGGTGCTTATTTTAGATGATGCAAATAAAGTTGCTTTTGAATTCATCACATTTAAACCAAAAGTAAAAAAGAGCTAA
- a CDS encoding DNA-dependent RNA polymerase subunit epsilon, translated as MIYKVFYQENMIETPLRENTKSLMIEASSIEDVRKKLTNHGYNIEFIEMMRDAQIAFEKNDPDFKLEEI; from the coding sequence ATGATATACAAAGTATTTTATCAAGAAAACATGATTGAAACACCATTGCGCGAAAACACAAAAAGCTTAATGATCGAGGCTAGTTCTATCGAGGACGTTCGAAAAAAATTAACAAACCATGGTTACAATATTGAATTTATCGAAATGATGCGAGATGCCCAAATCGCATTTGAAAAAAATGACCCTGACTTTAAGTTAGAGGAAATCTAG
- a CDS encoding Cof-type HAD-IIB family hydrolase codes for MTKIVFFDVDGTLYNTQNKIPESTKESIALLQSKGIKVALATGRSPFTVTKICDELNVDTIVCYNGQYVTHKGEIVYTNPMPMAELAQLKELTKAKNHALVFASHHMIAFDEPNNEVVKKALNSVNISYPEVVSDFTTDNEIYQMMLFADDSHDMSYNAAFENYRFVRWHDQSMDVIPANGSKADGIKALLSELNIAIENAYAFGDGMNDYEMLQAVGCGVAMGNGKEALKKVADYITDHVDEDGIMKGLKHLNLI; via the coding sequence ATGACTAAGATAGTGTTTTTTGATGTAGATGGAACATTGTATAATACTCAAAATAAAATTCCGGAATCTACAAAAGAAAGTATCGCTTTACTACAAAGTAAAGGCATTAAAGTGGCTTTAGCTACGGGCCGTTCACCTTTCACAGTAACTAAAATTTGTGATGAACTTAATGTGGATACGATTGTTTGTTATAACGGACAATATGTGACTCACAAAGGTGAGATTGTGTATACTAATCCTATGCCCATGGCAGAATTGGCACAATTAAAAGAGCTAACAAAAGCAAAAAATCACGCCCTAGTATTTGCGAGTCATCATATGATTGCTTTTGATGAACCCAATAACGAAGTGGTTAAAAAAGCTTTAAATTCTGTCAATATTTCTTACCCAGAAGTGGTCTCCGATTTCACAACAGATAATGAAATTTATCAGATGATGTTATTTGCAGATGATTCACATGACATGAGTTATAATGCAGCCTTTGAAAATTATCGTTTTGTGCGTTGGCATGATCAGTCGATGGATGTTATTCCAGCAAATGGTTCAAAAGCAGATGGTATTAAAGCACTTTTAAGTGAGCTTAATATTGCGATAGAAAACGCCTATGCGTTTGGAGATGGCATGAACGATTATGAAATGTTACAAGCGGTAGGGTGTGGTGTGGCAATGGGAAATGGAAAAGAAGCGTTGAAAAAAGTGGCCGATTATATAACCGACCACGTGGATGAAGATGGTATTATGAAAGGTTTGAAACACCTTAATTTGATATAG
- a CDS encoding XTP/dITP diphosphatase, translating into MKKLLIATHNEGKALEFKALFEDYGVVIETLNDYPELPEIEETGTTFRENAALKAEAIAKLTNQAVISDDSGLSVVALNGAPGVYSARYAGEPANDANNNEKLVKALEKFSREERAARFDCTIAVAVPNEETRFYEGSIEGEILLEPRGSAGFGYDPYFLVPQLSKTTAELTMSEKNIISHRGKAIQKMAKDLPQLLLSLSK; encoded by the coding sequence ATGAAAAAATTATTAATAGCAACACATAATGAAGGCAAAGCCTTAGAATTTAAAGCCCTTTTTGAGGATTATGGCGTAGTCATTGAAACATTAAATGATTATCCTGAATTGCCAGAGATTGAAGAAACAGGTACAACTTTCCGTGAAAATGCTGCTTTGAAAGCAGAAGCAATCGCTAAATTGACAAATCAAGCCGTTATAAGTGATGATTCCGGTCTAAGTGTTGTTGCTTTAAATGGCGCACCTGGTGTATATTCAGCGCGTTATGCTGGAGAGCCTGCTAACGATGCAAACAATAATGAAAAATTAGTTAAAGCCCTTGAAAAATTTAGTCGCGAAGAGCGTGCGGCTCGATTTGATTGTACAATTGCTGTCGCAGTGCCCAATGAAGAAACACGCTTTTATGAAGGATCTATTGAAGGGGAAATATTACTTGAACCAAGAGGAAGTGCTGGTTTTGGATATGATCCATATTTCTTGGTGCCACAACTCTCTAAAACGACAGCAGAATTAACTATGAGTGAAAAAAACATCATTAGTCATCGCGGAAAAGCTATCCAAAAAATGGCGAAGGATTTACCGCAACTCCTACTATCTTTAAGTAAATAA
- a CDS encoding YcxB family protein yields the protein MTEHFDITTHTLIAYQDQKLRNSKIFLAFRWIYSLLLTFVVTMLAFLYDVNLVVIGWLALGLFLVFTFIFCFTPLFAMVLTGISRKMTKVERFPVTIALTKEGLTQTINDRVLFINWSDFKRIYNDDEYFFLATKNDVCPLPLSSTENTKRLIYQNIKANAPKCKGIEKLKISK from the coding sequence ATGACTGAACACTTTGATATCACAACACATACCTTAATTGCTTACCAAGATCAAAAATTAAGAAACTCTAAAATATTCCTCGCCTTTCGTTGGATATATAGCCTCCTTCTTACGTTCGTAGTGACGATGCTTGCATTTTTATATGACGTGAATTTGGTCGTTATTGGCTGGCTCGCCTTAGGATTATTTTTAGTTTTTACATTCATCTTTTGTTTTACGCCTTTATTCGCTATGGTATTAACAGGTATCAGTAGAAAAATGACCAAGGTTGAACGCTTCCCGGTAACAATCGCATTGACAAAGGAAGGTCTCACTCAAACAATCAATGACCGTGTCCTCTTTATTAATTGGTCCGACTTCAAGCGAATTTATAACGACGACGAATACTTTTTTTTAGCTACTAAAAATGATGTTTGTCCTTTACCATTATCAAGCACAGAAAATACAAAGCGTTTGATTTATCAAAATATTAAAGCAAACGCCCCCAAATGCAAAGGTATCGAAAAGTTAAAGATTAGTAAATAA
- a CDS encoding DUF896 domain-containing protein: MKVDLNRINALAKKKKEEGLTPAETKEQLKLRKAYLGEIRGQVLGTIDGLKILDKEGNDVTPDKLKHANSQKKHAGNILSNKIPRV; the protein is encoded by the coding sequence ATGAAAGTAGATTTGAATCGAATTAATGCCTTAGCAAAGAAAAAGAAAGAAGAGGGTTTAACTCCCGCTGAAACAAAAGAGCAACTCAAATTACGTAAAGCATACTTAGGTGAAATAAGAGGCCAAGTATTAGGAACAATTGATGGATTGAAAATTTTAGACAAAGAGGGTAATGATGTTACTCCTGATAAATTAAAGCATGCTAACAGTCAAAAAAAACACGCAGGTAATATTTTAAGTAATAAAATTCCACGCGTATAA
- a CDS encoding DoxX family protein encodes MFNWLRSSKIAMPILTVLRVYLGVQWFTSGFHKIFGDTPFDAGGFIGNIVKNPVVGPEGNQLYPAYTWFMETFAVGNSQFFSFLVMWGELLIGLGLIVGLFTSTAAFFGIVMNFLFLFGGTVSVNPLYLILGLLVLVGGRNSGTIGLDFYFRKYVSPKLFKQRQHR; translated from the coding sequence ATGTTTAATTGGTTAAGAAGCAGTAAGATTGCAATGCCGATACTAACAGTTTTACGTGTCTATCTTGGAGTACAATGGTTCACATCTGGCTTCCACAAAATTTTTGGTGATACACCATTTGATGCCGGTGGTTTTATAGGTAATATTGTTAAAAATCCAGTTGTCGGACCTGAAGGCAACCAACTTTATCCAGCATACACTTGGTTTATGGAAACTTTTGCAGTAGGTAATAGTCAATTTTTCAGTTTCCTTGTAATGTGGGGCGAATTATTAATCGGCTTAGGTTTAATTGTTGGTTTATTCACATCAACAGCTGCCTTTTTCGGAATCGTCATGAATTTCCTTTTCCTATTCGGTGGTACAGTTTCAGTAAATCCCCTCTATTTAATCCTCGGACTCCTCGTTTTAGTTGGCGGACGTAACTCAGGTACAATTGGCCTTGACTTCTACTTCCGCAAATATGTTTCACCTAAGTTGTTTAAACAAAGACAACATCGTTAA
- a CDS encoding short chain dehydrogenase, whose protein sequence is MKKALIIGGTGTIGSAVAKALSTTHEILIASRSSEYQVDLASPTSIKALFDKVGTVDAVIISAGAAHFGPLATMTPEDNLLSANNKLLGQVNTVLIGKDYVADNGSFTLVTGIIMDEPIKDGASAAMANAGVKAFAKSAATEMPRGIRINTVSPTVLDESWSIYKDYFVGFETVSSNKVANAFVKSVNGVQTGQSFTVYQ, encoded by the coding sequence ATGAAAAAAGCATTAATTATTGGCGGTACAGGTACTATTGGTAGTGCAGTTGCAAAAGCTTTATCTACGACTCACGAGATCTTGATTGCGTCACGCTCTAGCGAGTACCAAGTTGACTTAGCATCACCTACGAGTATTAAAGCATTGTTTGATAAGGTAGGAACTGTTGATGCAGTTATTATCTCTGCTGGGGCCGCTCACTTTGGTCCATTAGCTACTATGACTCCTGAGGACAATCTGCTCAGTGCCAATAACAAGTTATTAGGACAAGTAAACACTGTTTTAATTGGCAAAGATTATGTTGCTGATAATGGTAGCTTCACACTGGTAACAGGGATCATTATGGATGAACCCATAAAAGATGGTGCCTCTGCTGCAATGGCAAATGCTGGTGTCAAAGCGTTTGCGAAATCTGCTGCGACAGAAATGCCACGTGGTATTCGTATCAATACAGTGAGCCCCACTGTTTTGGATGAATCTTGGTCTATTTATAAAGATTATTTTGTCGGTTTTGAAACAGTATCTTCAAACAAAGTTGCTAACGCATTTGTCAAAAGTGTCAACGGTGTTCAAACTGGTCAAAGTTTTACAGTTTATCAGTAG
- a CDS encoding metallophosphoesterase, whose product MKVLVVSDNHGNREALLHLKEMYTGKVDAFFHCGDSELEADDIAVEGYNIVRGNCDFGRIYPTEWFGEVDNHKILVTHGHLFNIKMNLVILRDRAKSRKAEYVFFGHTHELGCEYNAGILYLNPGSISLPRGRFEKTYALVEDTGTEIIVTFLDDSDKVLTDLTQIFKK is encoded by the coding sequence ATGAAAGTTTTAGTTGTCAGTGATAATCATGGTAACCGTGAAGCGTTATTGCATTTAAAAGAAATGTATACTGGTAAGGTTGATGCCTTTTTCCATTGCGGAGATTCTGAACTTGAGGCCGATGATATAGCAGTTGAAGGATATAATATTGTACGAGGTAATTGTGATTTTGGACGTATTTATCCCACTGAGTGGTTCGGTGAAGTAGATAATCACAAGATTTTAGTAACACATGGTCACTTGTTTAATATCAAGATGAATTTGGTTATTTTACGTGATCGAGCTAAAAGTCGCAAAGCAGAATATGTCTTCTTTGGACATACACACGAGCTTGGATGTGAGTATAACGCAGGTATTCTATACCTTAATCCTGGCAGTATTTCATTGCCGCGTGGACGTTTTGAAAAAACTTATGCTTTGGTAGAAGATACCGGCACTGAAATTATTGTTACATTTTTGGATGATTCTGATAAAGTCTTAACAGATCTTACACAAATATTTAAAAAATAA
- a CDS encoding MarR family winged helix-turn-helix transcriptional regulator, translated as MNQKNIELIYTINHYTTALMKIWSDEFPHRISISALLVLGELRDKGPQKQSDMAHFLNVTPGAMTNIATIIVRENYAERIYDKNDRRITRLAITAAGEIALKEASELDTRVNTDVLGELTEAEKVQFLDLFNKLNRKIHL; from the coding sequence ATGAATCAAAAAAATATTGAACTTATATACACAATCAATCATTATACAACAGCGTTAATGAAAATTTGGTCTGACGAATTTCCACATCGCATCAGTATTTCAGCGTTATTGGTATTAGGTGAGTTACGCGATAAAGGTCCTCAAAAACAAAGTGATATGGCTCATTTTTTGAACGTGACGCCAGGTGCGATGACTAACATAGCGACTATCATTGTACGAGAAAACTATGCAGAACGTATTTATGATAAAAATGATCGCCGAATTACACGTTTAGCAATCACTGCTGCAGGTGAAATAGCACTGAAAGAAGCAAGCGAATTGGACACACGAGTAAACACTGATGTATTAGGTGAATTGACTGAGGCAGAAAAAGTACAATTTTTGGATTTGTTTAATAAATTAAATCGAAAAATACATTTATAG
- a CDS encoding multidrug resistance efflux transporter family protein produces MRAIIIGIIAAFFFAFTFVINQLMSDLGGDWMWSASLRYFFMVPFLLLLVLFKSGFKKMWSEIKKRPFAWFIYSQIGFGLFYAPLCFAADYSPGWLVAGTWQITIVAGALMSPLFYEKIQTATGIVKVKGRIPLTGLCWSGVIIVGIIIMEVSHATTVGLKGIVLGTLPIIIAAFAYPYGNRKMMEVTEGRLNVFERVLGMTLCSLPTWLILSIIAGTRSGIPSMSQVSNSIIIALFSGVIATLLFFKATDLTQGRMKELAAVEATQSMEAVFSFILGLLILNSAVPSFSAWIGLIVVVFGMTAHSLSQRN; encoded by the coding sequence ATGAGAGCGATTATTATTGGTATTATTGCAGCGTTCTTTTTTGCTTTTACATTTGTGATCAATCAATTGATGTCTGACTTAGGTGGTGATTGGATGTGGAGTGCATCTTTACGTTATTTTTTTATGGTTCCATTTTTGCTGCTGCTTGTTTTATTTAAAAGTGGTTTTAAAAAGATGTGGTCAGAAATAAAAAAACGACCCTTTGCTTGGTTCATTTACAGCCAAATTGGGTTTGGTCTTTTTTATGCACCATTATGCTTTGCTGCTGATTATTCACCAGGATGGTTGGTTGCAGGAACTTGGCAGATTACAATAGTAGCCGGTGCATTAATGTCGCCGCTGTTCTATGAAAAAATTCAAACGGCCACAGGTATTGTTAAAGTCAAAGGTCGGATTCCTCTTACAGGATTATGTTGGTCAGGTGTTATTATTGTAGGTATTATTATAATGGAAGTATCACATGCGACAACGGTTGGATTGAAAGGGATAGTGCTAGGTACTTTACCAATTATTATCGCGGCATTTGCTTACCCCTATGGTAATCGTAAAATGATGGAAGTGACAGAAGGTCGTCTAAACGTGTTTGAGCGTGTGTTAGGAATGACTTTATGCAGTTTACCCACATGGCTGATTTTATCAATTATTGCAGGTACTCGTTCAGGTATTCCTTCGATGTCACAAGTGTCTAATTCAATTATAATAGCTCTCTTTTCAGGTGTTATTGCCACACTACTTTTTTTCAAAGCAACAGACTTAACACAAGGAAGAATGAAAGAGCTGGCTGCCGTTGAAGCTACACAATCAATGGAGGCGGTGTTTTCTTTTATATTAGGACTACTTATTTTAAATTCAGCTGTTCCATCATTTAGTGCTTGGATAGGGCTAATTGTTGTTGTGTTTGGTATGACAGCTCATAGTTTATCGCAAAGAAATTAA
- a CDS encoding YslB family protein, with the protein MTESNTTPSSTLGYELMRHFVLPDLLGHEASGLLYLLGKNLGRKFTMSSIPELQIFFNEAGWGSLTVEKEKKDTCHFILSGDPVEKAFALNTEHSFNLEAGFLAANFASQTGFYTEATEEINHKKSTVILIVKWDRKEYDANASIDSTKEDSISN; encoded by the coding sequence ATGACTGAATCAAACACAACACCCTCATCCACACTCGGTTATGAATTGATGCGACACTTTGTTTTACCTGACCTTTTAGGGCATGAAGCGAGCGGATTGCTCTATTTATTAGGTAAAAACTTAGGACGTAAATTTACTATGTCATCAATTCCAGAGCTACAGATTTTTTTTAATGAGGCTGGCTGGGGTTCATTAACTGTAGAAAAAGAGAAAAAAGATACCTGCCATTTTATATTATCTGGTGACCCTGTTGAAAAAGCATTCGCTTTAAATACAGAACACTCATTTAATTTAGAAGCTGGTTTTTTAGCAGCAAACTTTGCTAGTCAAACTGGTTTTTATACTGAAGCCACTGAAGAAATTAACCATAAAAAAAGCACCGTCATACTCATTGTAAAATGGGATCGTAAAGAATACGATGCCAATGCGAGCATAGACAGTACCAAAGAAGACTCTATATCAAATTAA
- a CDS encoding DUF2187 family protein yields the protein MMALSSISFDNRSKQVDKEVPFNIGDGVSFIRGEVMFKGTVTKMYDNSALIELFDTPNYEFNNTVCNFKRMQLL from the coding sequence ATGATGGCATTATCAAGTATTTCTTTTGACAACCGAAGCAAACAAGTAGACAAAGAAGTTCCATTTAATATTGGGGATGGCGTATCATTTATCCGAGGTGAAGTAATGTTTAAAGGTACTGTCACTAAAATGTATGATAATTCCGCACTTATTGAACTATTTGATACTCCAAATTACGAATTTAATAATACTGTATGTAATTTCAAGAGAATGCAGCTATTATAA
- the racE gene encoding glutamate racemase, protein MNQPIGVIDSGVGGLTVAQEILRQLPNENICYLGDTLRCPYGPRDTEQVKEFTMDMTNYLLEHDIKLLVIACNTATAAALQYIREHVAIPVVGVIQPGARAALKATKNNQIGVIGTEGTIKSQAYNSALDLLDHTIKVQTLACPKFAPVVESSEYKGSVAKKIVAQTLRPFKNSGVDTFVLGCTHYPLLQPIIENVLGSSVKVINPGLETASEVSMLLDYFSLRNVSGEKNQHRFFTTGSTKIFGGIARDWLDVPNLEVEYVKIGQGRF, encoded by the coding sequence ATGAATCAACCAATCGGTGTAATTGATTCAGGTGTGGGAGGCTTAACTGTTGCACAAGAAATTTTAAGACAGTTACCTAATGAAAACATCTGTTACTTAGGAGATACATTGCGTTGTCCATATGGACCGCGAGATACGGAACAAGTGAAAGAATTTACAATGGATATGACAAATTACCTGTTAGAACATGATATTAAGCTGTTAGTAATCGCCTGTAATACGGCTACAGCTGCCGCTTTACAGTATATAAGAGAGCATGTTGCTATTCCTGTTGTTGGTGTCATTCAACCAGGTGCGCGTGCAGCACTAAAGGCTACTAAAAATAATCAAATCGGTGTTATAGGAACTGAAGGAACGATTAAAAGCCAAGCATATAATAGTGCGCTTGATCTATTAGATCACACAATAAAAGTTCAAACCCTTGCTTGTCCAAAATTTGCGCCTGTCGTAGAAAGTTCCGAGTATAAAGGTTCAGTTGCTAAAAAAATTGTTGCCCAAACACTACGCCCCTTTAAAAATAGTGGTGTAGATACTTTTGTTTTAGGTTGTACACATTACCCGTTGTTACAACCAATCATTGAAAATGTACTAGGTTCATCCGTCAAGGTAATTAATCCAGGCTTAGAAACGGCAAGTGAAGTCAGCATGTTGTTAGATTACTTTTCATTACGTAATGTTTCGGGTGAAAAGAATCAACATCGCTTTTTCACAACAGGTTCAACTAAAATATTTGGGGGAATAGCACGTGATTGGCTTGACGTCCCTAATTTAGAAGTAGAATATGTTAAAATTGGACAAGGGAGATTTTGA